The Pseudomonas allokribbensis genome has a window encoding:
- a CDS encoding carbon-nitrogen hydrolase family protein, which yields MRKLLYLTFSMALVAALTFYAMWAADRPAGHYLSDLRIKLAVDQGTRADRGNLLGIQPELFPTDYQSSERLHRKLAAYLQQAQDQGLLNDKTIVVLPEHVGTWLMISGEKDELYQAPTLAEAMNWLAASNPLQFARAWLTARGSSRLDDAHLRMKSRDMAKDYQLLFGGLAKEFHITLVAGSIVLPEPNIIDGRLKVGNGALYNTSVVFGRDGAPLGQPQRQMRPIFDQDDTMPSNDVSRINVIDTPAGRLGVLIGNDSWYPDNYRRLDEQGAQLIAVPAFVIGHGVWDLPWQGYRGLNVPDSVSLKPGEVSEGQAWHRLTLTAQPPGSRAIAGMSVFLRGQFWDKPSSGQSFLSSNGQQFADGEARGARLLNLWL from the coding sequence ATGCGCAAACTTTTGTACCTGACCTTTTCCATGGCGCTTGTCGCCGCGCTTACCTTCTACGCCATGTGGGCGGCTGACCGCCCGGCCGGTCATTACCTGTCGGACCTGCGGATCAAACTGGCGGTCGATCAAGGCACCCGAGCCGACCGTGGCAACCTGCTGGGGATTCAGCCGGAACTGTTCCCGACCGACTATCAAAGCTCCGAACGCCTGCACCGCAAACTCGCCGCTTATTTGCAGCAGGCTCAGGATCAGGGTTTGCTCAATGATAAAACCATCGTGGTATTGCCCGAGCATGTCGGCACCTGGCTGATGATCAGTGGCGAGAAAGACGAGTTGTACCAGGCCCCCACCCTCGCCGAAGCGATGAACTGGCTGGCCGCCAGCAATCCGTTGCAATTCGCCCGCGCCTGGCTCACCGCCAGGGGCAGCAGCCGTCTGGATGACGCCCACTTGCGGATGAAATCCCGAGACATGGCCAAGGACTATCAGCTGCTGTTCGGCGGTCTGGCCAAGGAATTCCACATCACCCTGGTCGCCGGCTCGATCGTGCTTCCGGAACCGAACATCATCGACGGCCGGCTCAAGGTCGGCAATGGCGCGCTGTACAACACCAGCGTGGTGTTCGGTCGTGACGGCGCCCCGCTCGGTCAGCCACAGCGGCAGATGCGCCCGATCTTCGATCAGGATGACACGATGCCATCCAACGATGTCTCCCGGATCAATGTGATCGATACCCCGGCCGGGCGCCTCGGCGTGCTGATCGGCAACGACAGCTGGTACCCGGACAACTATCGCAGACTCGACGAGCAAGGCGCGCAACTGATTGCGGTGCCCGCGTTCGTCATCGGTCATGGCGTGTGGGATCTGCCTTGGCAGGGCTACAGAGGTTTGAACGTGCCAGACTCGGTCAGCCTCAAACCGGGAGAGGTCAGTGAAGGCCAGGCCTGGCACCGCTTGACCCTGACGGCACAACCACCGGGCAGCCGGGCGATTGCCGGCATGAGCGTGTTCCTGCGCGGGCAGTTCTGGGACAAGCCAAGCTCCGGGCAGAGCTTCCTCAGCAGCAACGGCCAGCAGTTCGCCGACGGT